One Lagenorhynchus albirostris chromosome 8, mLagAlb1.1, whole genome shotgun sequence genomic region harbors:
- the FAM133B gene encoding protein FAM133B, with the protein MGKRDNRVAYMNPIAMARSRGPIQSSGPTIQDYLNRPRPTWEEVKEQLEKKKKGSKALAEFEEKMNENWKKELEKHREKLLSGSESSSRKRQRKKKEKKKSGRYSSSSSSSSDSSSSSSDSEDEDKRQGKRKKKKKSRSHKSSESSMSETESDSKDSLKKKKKSKDATEKEKDIKGLSKKRKMYPEDKPLSSESLSESDYTEEIRAKKKKSSEEREKTTEKTKKKKKHKKHSKKKKKKAASSSPDSP; encoded by the exons ATGGGGAAGCGGGACAATAGGGTG GCCTATATGAACCCAATAGCAATGGCCAGATCAAGGGGTCCAATCCAGTCTTCAGGTCCAACGATCCAAGATTATCTGAATCGACCAAGGCCTACCTG ggaagaagtgaaagaacaactagaaaagaaaaagaaaggctccAAGGCATTGGCTGAATTTGAAGAAAAGATGAATGAG AACTGgaagaaagaactagaaaaacacAGGGAGAAATTATTAAGTGGAAGTGAGAGCTCATCCAGAAAAAGACAG agaaagaaaaaagaaaagaagaaatctggTAGG TATTCATCTTCTTCTTCATCAAGCTCTGATTCTTCCAGCAGTTCTTCAGATTCTGAAGATGAG GataagagacaaggaaaaaggaaaaagaaaaagaagagccgTTCACATAAATCTTCTGAAAGTTCCATGTCAGAAACTGAATCAGACAGTAAG gatagtttaaaaaagaagaagaagtcaAAGGATGCAACTGAGAAAGAAAAG gacATTAAAGGActcagcaaaaaaagaaagatgtatcCTGAAGATAAACCTTTATCATCTGAGTCCCTGTCAGAATCAGATTATACTGAGGAG atacgagcaaaaaagaagaaaagcagtgaAGAACGAGAAAAAACAACA gaaaaaacaaaaaagaaaaagaagcataaGAAACAcagtaagaagaagaaaaagaaggctgCTAGTTCAAGTCCTGACTCACCATAA